The Paenibacillus swuensis genome contains the following window.
CCAGCCGCGCGTCGAACTCCTCTTCCGTCTCGCCGAAGCGCATCACGTGAATGGCTTCCTCGTCGAAGAACAGACCGATCTGCTCGCCTACGACGGCTTTCTTCGTGGAATGCACCAGCCAGCGGTTATCCGCTTCATCATAGGAGATGATCTCGTAGTGGACGCCGCGGAACAGCTGCGAATCGACACGCACCTTCAGCTTCCCGTTCTCCGGTGTGGTAATCTCCAAGTCCTCCGGACGGATTACAATTTCCACCGCTTCATTCGGTTGGAGGCCTTGATCGACGCATTCGAATTTTTTGCCCACAAACTCGACTTCAAAGTCCTGCACCATCCGGCCCGGCACAATGTTAGACTCCCCGATAAAGTCCGCCACGAAACGGTTAATCGGTTCATCATAGATGTCGATCGGCGTCCCGCTCTGCTGAATAATGCCTTGATTGAGCACAAAAATCTCATCCGACATCGCCAGCGCTTCCTCCTGATCATGCGTAACAAAGATGAACGTGATGCCCAGACGGCGCTGCAGCTCGCGAAGCTCGTATTGCATCTCGGTGCGCAGCTTCAGGTCGAGCGCGGATAAAGGCTCGTCCAGCAGGATGACCTCCGGCTCATTCACGATCGCGCGGGCAATGGCGACCCGTTGACGCTGACCGCCGGACATCTCCGTAATTTCCCGATTCTCGTAACCCTCGAGGTTAACGAAGCGGAGCGCCTCGAGCACCTTGGTGCGAATCGCATCGTTTTTCAATTTTTTGATGCGGAGGCCGAAGGCGACATTTTCGAACACATTCAGATGAGGAAACAGCGCGTAATCCTGGAAAACCGTGTTCACTTGGCGCTCATTCGCCGGGACGCGGTTGATAATTTTGCCATTGAAATAAATGTTACCTTCAGATGGCTCCATAAAGCCCGCGATCAGGCGGAGAATGGTCGTTTTGCCACAACCGGATGGTCCCAGCAGCGTATAAAATTTACCCCGTTCATTCTCAAAACTAACGTTCTTCAACACGGGCTCGTCTTGATCATATCTCTTGGTCACATGCTCAAAGCGGATAATCGGCTGTTCCGTCTGGAGTGCCGCCGCTGGTATGCTCGTTATAGCCATAGTCGGGTGTGCCCCTTTCCTTGTAAACCGGTCAGACCGGGAGTTATGTATAATTTCATATGGTAAAATGTAACTGGGATAAGGTTGAGCATAGTATGTCCATTTTTGGCAAAACATCCGGATTACGTTAAACATAATACCATAAACCACCCGTTTTTGGGGCAAAAGCACCTGGTTTCCGTTATTTCTCGATTTGGCTAGCCGCGTATTCGAATGCTACACTGAATGTATAAAACCAAAATGTATCGGAGGTATCACCTATGGCGGGAAAAACAGCGCTGATCGCAGGCGCAAGCGGATTGATCGGAAATGAATTGCTTCATATATTGCTGCGTGATGATACCTATGCGCGGGTCGTCGCTGTCGGGCGGTCCAAGTTAGCTGTTGAGCACCCTAAGTTGGTTCAGCATCAGGTTGATTTTGATCGTTTGCAGGATGCGGAATCTTGGCTGGAAGCCGACGATGTGTACTGCTGCCTCGGCACCACGATCAAGAAAGCCGGCAGCCAGGAAGCGATGCGGCGGATCGACGTGGAGTATCCGCTGGCTTTGGCGAAGCTGGCTCGGATCCGAGGAGCCCAAACGTTGGCCGTCGTCAGCTCCATTGGAGCTGATCCCGCGGCATCCAGCTTTTATCTGCGCATGAAGGGGGAGCTGGAAGAAGGCTTGAAGGCGCTGGCGTATGACGCGTTGCACATCTTCCAGCCATCCTTGTTGCTGGGCAATCGGGCGGAGTTTCGTCTGGGTGAAAAAGCCGCGGAGATTTTGGCCAAGCCGCTTTCGGCGGTGCTGTTCGGGAGCATGCGCAAGTATCGGCCGATTCATGCGCGCGTTGTCGCCGCCGCCATGTTCCGGGCCTCGCAGCAGCCGGCGCAGGGGGCTGTGACGTACACGTCGGATCAAATCGCCCAGATGGGCGGTTGATCCGACGTGGGCGGCTGGGGCGGCGGGCAGCCGTGGCGGGCCGGAGGCGCGGGGATAGCGGGCTGGGGCGCGGCGTGGGTGGCGGGCTGCGGCGCGGCGTGGCCATGGGCGAGCCATTTGTAGCGATATCGCTACTACTGCGCCTCACCGCGGCTTCGCCAAGGGCATTTGTAGCGTTTCCGCTACAAATTGCCCCACTCGCGCGCTCGCCCGGGCCATGCAGCCGCCATTTGTAGCGATATCGCTACTATCGCGCCTCACCGCGGCTTCGCCAAGGGCATTTGTAGCGTTTCCGCTACAAATCGCCCTCTCACACGCTCGCCCGAGCCATGCAGCGCCATTTGTAGCGATATCGCTACTATCGCGCCTCACCGCAGCTTCGCCAAGGGCATTTGTAGCGTTTCCGCTACAAATATCCCCGCTCGCGCGCTCGCCCGGGCCACGGCCCGCCTTTTGTAGCGATATCGCTACTATCGCGCCTCACCGCAGCTTCGCCAAGGGCATTTGTAGCGTTTCCGCTACAAATTGCCCCGCTCGCGCCCGCTCCACCCGCGGCCCCGCCTTTTGTAGCGATATCGCTACTATCGCGCCCTCACCGCGGCTTCGCCAAGGGCATTTGTAGCGTTTCCGCTACAAATCGCCCCGCTCGCGCGCTCACCCGGGCCACGGCCCCTTTTGTAGCGATATCGCTACTATCGCGCCTCACCGCAGCTTCGCCAAGGGCATTTGTAGCGTTTCCGCTACAAATCGCCCCGCTCGCACGCTCGCCCGGGCCACGGCGCCGGCTCCGCCAAGCCGCCAAAAAAACCGCAACCTTCGGCTCACGCCAAGGCTGCGGTTTTTCTAGTTCTTCATGCGCGGATCCAACACATCGCGCAAGCCGTCTCCCATCAAGTTGAACCCGAGCACGGTCAACATGATGGATAAACCCGGGAACAACACCGTCCACGGGGCTTTCTGAATGAACTGTCGGGAATCCGACAGCATCTTGCCCCATTCCGGTTCCGGCGGCTGCGCGCCCATGCCCAAAAACCCAAGCGCCGCGGCCTCAATAATCGCCGTAGCTACACCCAGCGTCCCGGCCACTATAACCGGGCCCAGACAGTTCGGCAGAATGTGATGCAGCAGGATGCGCCCATTCTTCATACCGAGCGCCTTAGCGGCGGTGATATACTCTTCCTCGCGCAAACTGAGCACCCGCGCCCGCACCAACCGGCCGAACACCGGCACGTTGATGATGGCGATGGCGAGCAGGGAATTTTGCAAGGAAGGTCCGAGGGCCGCCACAATCGCAATCGCCAACAGGATGCTCGGGAACGCCAGCAAAATATCGAAAAACCGCGAAATCAGCATATCCAGCCATCGACCGTAAAATCCGGCGACAATGCCCAGGAACACTCCGACGATGATGGAAACCACCACGGAGCTCGTTCCTACCCACAAAGAAATACGCGTCCCGTACACAATCCGCGAGAACAGATCCCGGCCCAGATCATCGGTGCCGAACCAGTGCTGGGCGCTGGGCTTTTGCAATCGGTCCATTAACACCTGTTCCTTGTAGTCATACTGCGTGATGACAGGCGCCAACAGCGCAATCACCACAAAAAACACAATAATACACAACCCAATCATCGCCAGCTTGTTCCGCCGGAAGCTCCGCCATCCGTCACGCCAAGGGGAAGATATCTCGGCTTTGGCTGCAGGCGGCTTCAAGTGAACATCTAATGCCGTTTGAGACATGCTTATCCCTCCTATTTGTAGCTGATTCTTGGATCGACGGCGGCGTACAGAAGGTCCACCAGCAGATTAATGAGCACGAAGATGAATGCGATAATCAGGATGCCGGATTGAATGACAGGATAGTCCCGGGCACTGATCGCGTCAAAAATATAACGTCCCACACCCGGCCAAGCGAAGATCGTCTCCGTCAACACCGCCCCGCCGAGCAGCAACCCCGTCTGCAGACCAATCACCGTCAGCACGGGGATAAAAGCGTTACGCAACGCATGCTTGTAGATGACCCAGAACTGGGACATCCCCTTGGCGCGTGCGGTACGGATATAGTCCGCGCGCAACACATCCAGCATCGACGAACGCGTCATACGCGCAATTATCGCCATCGGGATCGTACCGAGCGCGATTCCCGGCAGGATGAGATGCTTGATGACCGTCCACAGCTGATCCCAACGTCCGGCCAGCATGGCGTCAATCATATAGATATTGGTGATGGACTCCACCGGGTCCCGCGGATTCATCCGCCCGATTGACGGCAGCCATTTCAGCTCCAACGCGAAGATCCACTGTTCCATCAGCCCCAGCCAGAATATGGGCATCGAGACCCCAATAAGCGCAATCAACATGCTGATATAATCAAACCATGAATTTTGCTTCCAAGCGCTGAGGATGCCGGCATTGACCCCGACAAACACCGCAATCGCCATACTTACGAGTGTCAGTTCCAGCGTAGCCGCAAGGTACGGTATAATTTCCTCGGTTATAGCGGTGCGTGTCCGAATCGAAGTCCCCAGATCGCCCGCGAATAAGTTACCTAAATAATCGCCGTATTGAATATAAAGCGGTTGATCTAATTTCAGTTGTTTACGCAAGGCTTCCTTGGATTCCACACTTGCTTTTTCTCCGAGAATGACCTCAGCCGGATCGCCCGGAATTGCGTGAATAATGGAGAATACGATAATCGTCATCCCTAACAGGACCGGAATCAACATGAATAACCGTCGAACCGTATAATTCAGCATAAGGTCGCTCCTTACTTCTTAAGATGTTCTGTCCTGTTTCATTGCCAAAAAAATAAAAAGCGGCAGGCAGACACCTGCCGCCGCTTTCCTGACTATTCGAAGTACACGTCGCTGTAAGTTTCCGATCCTGTCGGGGAAGGTACATACCCTTTCAGGTTGGCTTTACCCGCCAAGAGCGGTGTGGAGTGAACAAGCGGCACCCACGGCGCATCTTGCTTGATCAACACTTGCGCTTGCTTGTAAAGCTCTTCGCGTTTCGCCGAATCTGTCTCGGATTGGCCCGCCGTCAATAGCTTGTTCACTTCTTCGTTGTTGTAGAAAGCATAGTTGTTGCTGCCGATTGCATCCTTGTGAAGCAGCGTGAACAGGAAGTTATCCGGATCCCCGTTATCACCGGTCCAGCCTAACATGAAAATATCATCTTTCTCACCGGCTTTAGCGTCATCCAGATACGTTGCCCACTCCGGGGATTCGATCTTCGTTTTCACACCAATTTTGGCAAAATCAGCCTGAATCGCCTCAGCCACTTTCTTGCCGTCCGGCATATACGGACGCGCTACCGGCATC
Protein-coding sequences here:
- a CDS encoding ABC transporter permease, which encodes MSQTALDVHLKPPAAKAEISSPWRDGWRSFRRNKLAMIGLCIIVFFVVIALLAPVITQYDYKEQVLMDRLQKPSAQHWFGTDDLGRDLFSRIVYGTRISLWVGTSSVVVSIIVGVFLGIVAGFYGRWLDMLISRFFDILLAFPSILLAIAIVAALGPSLQNSLLAIAIINVPVFGRLVRARVLSLREEEYITAAKALGMKNGRILLHHILPNCLGPVIVAGTLGVATAIIEAAALGFLGMGAQPPEPEWGKMLSDSRQFIQKAPWTVLFPGLSIMLTVLGFNLMGDGLRDVLDPRMKN
- a CDS encoding oxidoreductase, which gives rise to MAGKTALIAGASGLIGNELLHILLRDDTYARVVAVGRSKLAVEHPKLVQHQVDFDRLQDAESWLEADDVYCCLGTTIKKAGSQEAMRRIDVEYPLALAKLARIRGAQTLAVVSSIGADPAASSFYLRMKGELEEGLKALAYDALHIFQPSLLLGNRAEFRLGEKAAEILAKPLSAVLFGSMRKYRPIHARVVAAAMFRASQQPAQGAVTYTSDQIAQMGG
- a CDS encoding ABC transporter permease, whose protein sequence is MLNYTVRRLFMLIPVLLGMTIIVFSIIHAIPGDPAEVILGEKASVESKEALRKQLKLDQPLYIQYGDYLGNLFAGDLGTSIRTRTAITEEIIPYLAATLELTLVSMAIAVFVGVNAGILSAWKQNSWFDYISMLIALIGVSMPIFWLGLMEQWIFALELKWLPSIGRMNPRDPVESITNIYMIDAMLAGRWDQLWTVIKHLILPGIALGTIPMAIIARMTRSSMLDVLRADYIRTARAKGMSQFWVIYKHALRNAFIPVLTVIGLQTGLLLGGAVLTETIFAWPGVGRYIFDAISARDYPVIQSGILIIAFIFVLINLLVDLLYAAVDPRISYK
- a CDS encoding ABC transporter ATP-binding protein, whose translation is MAITSIPAAALQTEQPIIRFEHVTKRYDQDEPVLKNVSFENERGKFYTLLGPSGCGKTTILRLIAGFMEPSEGNIYFNGKIINRVPANERQVNTVFQDYALFPHLNVFENVAFGLRIKKLKNDAIRTKVLEALRFVNLEGYENREITEMSGGQRQRVAIARAIVNEPEVILLDEPLSALDLKLRTEMQYELRELQRRLGITFIFVTHDQEEALAMSDEIFVLNQGIIQQSGTPIDIYDEPINRFVADFIGESNIVPGRMVQDFEVEFVGKKFECVDQGLQPNEAVEIVIRPEDLEITTPENGKLKVRVDSQLFRGVHYEIISYDEADNRWLVHSTKKAVVGEQIGLFFDEEAIHVMRFGETEEEFDARLEAYDDDEETGNGPGNGISGLGGTGHEQ